One Lampris incognitus isolate fLamInc1 chromosome 14, fLamInc1.hap2, whole genome shotgun sequence DNA window includes the following coding sequences:
- the LOC130124470 gene encoding zinc finger protein 135-like yields the protein MCSVAGCKTSAERGAAAAARCFGLPGDPDRRLGCSEHFTEDCFEKPTQVRAGALLLKSTATPSLHAGPGQPGPPGQPGVDPARVDPAGATSADKAADAGYQGDELLDRVNHSTCPGEPTLLSKGVQVNPVSCGVSVSCSTDVSYPVTFERSRAQQEPTNREDLVKQKFVLLQTKGKFIVNESCLLQLFRRNCPSCGSSCKLEKILHGSLVTMNQQCIKCEYKFQWKSQVQASLPTAQGQQQTGDTESTAQSHQEGLHQAEPSHYGSNCSVVPVIVSEVIAFSDEEQDSSDEKGGGDYRCVGAMESSSRVKDYDPSDLPDFGSSFDMNKEIPEDDFLSRHGRHERELCSECGTFFKALKPHTCEHKIKPYPCNVCGKRCATENALQRHNKIHNENYMHLCRFCLKIFKTRVDKITHEQSHSPTLKPYKCPDCPEAFTQLHVRNRHLRGHRGVKKYACRFCKFEFLCENQLLRHERVHTGVKPFVCEVCQRSFNQEGHLKSHMRLHTGERPYKCPHCDRSFNHNISRKNHVQRHHSEVHDSGHRQFEVDMDENEDKGSVGDAEESGCSRTVTDAGLSLELDEEDEEVKEEGGGGAEGGERRQTKKHSAEGSRVDQKETDGVRTKKI from the exons ATGTGCTCCGTGGCGGGGTGCAAGACGTCGGCGGAGCgcggcgcggcggcggcggcgcgctGTTTCGGGTTACCGGGAGATCCGGACAGGAGACTGGGGTGCAGCGAGCACTTCACGGAGGACTGCTTTGAAAAGCCGACCCAGGTCCGCGCGGGCGCGCTCCTGCTGAAGTCGACCGCGACCCCGTCTCTCCACGCCGGGCCGGGTCAGCCGGGTCCGCCGGGTCAGCCCGGGGTGGACCCGGCGAGGGTGGACCCGGCGGGCGCCACCAGCGCG GACAAAGCCGCAGATGCTGGATATCAGGGGGACGAACTCCTGGACAGGGTTAATCACTCGACTTGTCCCGGGGAACCAACGCTGCTTTCAAAGG GTGTGCAAGTAAATCCAGTGTCGTGCGGCGTCTCGGTTTCCTGTTCCACTGACGTTTCGTATCCTGTTACCTTTGAGAGGAGTCGGGCACAGCAGGAGCCTACCAATAGAGAGGATTTAGTCAAACAAAA GTTTGTGCTTTTGCAAACAAAAGGAAAGTTTATCGTGAATGAGAGTTGCCTCCTTCAGTTGTTCAGACGGAACTGTCCTTCATGCGGGAGCAGCTGTAAACTGGAGAAGATCCTCCATGGTTCTCTCGTCACCATGAACCAACAGTGCATCAAGTGTGAATACAAATTCCAGTGGAAAAGCCAGGTCCAGGCCAGCCTCCCAACAGCGCAAGGTCAGCAGCAGACAGGAGACACAGAATCAACTGCACAGAGTCACCAGGAAGGACTTCACCAG GCAGAGCCCTCACACTATGGCAGCAACTGCAGCGTTGTTCCAGTCATCGTCTCTGAGGTAATTGCATTTAGTGATGAAGAACAAGACTCCTCAGATGAGAAAGGGGGTGGTGATTATCGATGTGTGGGTGCCATGGAGTCCAGTTCTAGGGTGAAGGACTATGATCCCTCTGACCTCCCAGACTTTGGTAGCAGCTTTGATATGAACAAGGAAATCCCTGAAGATGATTTCTTAAGCCGCCACGGTCGTCACGAACGTGAGCTTTGTTCAGAGTGTGGAACATTTTTCAAGGCTCTGAAGCCTCATACGTGCGAGCACAAAATCAAGCCGTATCCCTGCAACGTCTGTGGCAAGAGATGTGCCACGGAGAATGCCCTGCAAAGGCATAACAAAATCCATAACGAAAATTACATGCACCTGTGCAGATTCTGCCTCAAAATTTTCAAAACGAGGGTCGACAAGATCACACATGAGCAGTCTCACTCGCCGACGTTAAAGCCGTATAAATGCCCGGATTGTCCAGAGGCGTTTACTCAGCTTCATGTGCGCAACAGGCATCTGCGAGGTCACAGAGGCGTGAAGAAATATGCCTGTCGTTTCTGTAAATTTGAGTTTTTGTGCGAGAATCAGCTCCTCAGACATGAGAGGGTGCACACAGGAGTGAAGCCGTTTGTGTGTGAGGTGTGCCAGCGCTCCTTCAATCAAGAAGGCCACCTAAAGTCCCACATGCGCCTCCACACTGGGGAGAGGCCCTATAAGTGTCCACATTGTGACAGAAGCTTCAACCACAACATTAGCCGGAAGAATCATGTCCAGCGTCACCACAGTGAAGTTCATGACTCCGGTCATAGACAGTTTGAGGTTGATATGGATGAGAATGAAGACAAGGGCAGCGTTGGTGACGCTGAGGAGAGCGGATGTAGTAGGACAGTCACAGATGCAGGGTTAAGTCTAGAATTGGATGAAGAAGACGAGGAAGtaaaagaagaaggaggaggaggagcagaaggAGGAGAAAGAcgtcaaacaaaaaaacattcagCGGAAGGGTCACGGGTAGACCAAAAGGAAACGGATGGAGTCCGTACCAAAAAAATCTGA